The Demetria terragena DSM 11295 sequence CGAGGCCGGAGCCCAGCACGAGGGAAAGGTGGGGGATCACCCCAGAGGCGCGCGCTCGCCGCCGCAGCAGGCCCGCTATCACTCCGGGCTCAGGGGCCGGGCCAAAGTCGTGGATGCCGACCACCGGCGAGCCAATGGTCAACGCGAGGTCCATGACCGCCCCGATGCGCGCCGCCCCTCGCTCCCCGAGAGGCTGAGGGCCCTGGGCAAAGATGCACACGGTGCGGCCGTCGACCAGGCCGTGCCCGGTGCGTACTCCGTCGGCGGCGAACTCGTCGAGGCTCGTCCACGACCCTTCATCGACCAGACGATTGATGCGATCTTGGGCGGCTGACGGCCTCTCAGCGGCTCGATGCTCGCGCAGATCAGCCAGATCGCTGGCGGTGGTGTGAGCGTCTGGCCGGTCGACGCCGGAGCGAGGGCAGCCGCCTGGTTCGGGCATCGGCATGCGCCAGACAATAGTCTTAGTGGTGTGAGCCACAGTGACCTGACCGCGAAGTCACTCCGGCGACCCCTCGATCAGCAGCGCCTCGCCGCACGGCTCGAGGGCACCAGATGGCTCGCCGCCGAGGTTTTCGACTCCATCGGCTCTACGAATGAAGAGGCCGCCAAGAACGCGATCCCCGGACGCGTTCTGGTCGCCTCCCACCAGACCAGCGGGCGGGGGCGCCTTGCCCGACCCTGGGTCGCGCCGCCGCATGCTTCGGTGGCGATCTCCGTCGTCCTTCCTCTGCCGGTGGACTCTGCCCAGTGGGGGTGGGCGCCGCTTCTCGTGGGAATCGTCGTACGCCGCGCCCTCGCACCGCGTGCTCCTCAGGTGGGAATGAAGTGGCCCAATGACCTGCTCGCCCGGGCTGAAGACGATGACGAATGGCGCAAACTCGTGGGCATCCTGTGCCAGACGTCGGTGGGTCCTGATGGCCCGGTATTGGTAGTCGGCGTCGGCATCAACACCGACGTGCGCCTGGAGGAGCGACCGGTAGACACCGCCACGTCTCTACGCATGCTTGGCCAGCCGGTCGACGATCCGGAGGACCTGGTCGCCGATGTGCTTGATGGTCTTGCTGAGGTCGAACAGTGGTTGCACGCTGCCCCAGCCGCACTGGAGCAGCACAAGATGGCCTATCGGCGAGAGTGCCTGACCATTGGACTCGCCGTGCGCGTCGAGACTCCGGAAGGGAACCTCGAAGGCATTGCGCACGCCATCGACGACGCAGGCCGCCTGGTTGTACGCCACGCCGCCGGGGACACCGCGCTCGCCGTCGGTGACGTCGTGCATGTCCGACCCGGGGCCGGAAGCGGGAGTGGGTGGCGATGACAACTCCCCATGGATTCCGAGATGGCGATGACCGCGCCAGGTTTGTCGATGCGATTCACGAACGAGTGATGCAGTCGCCCCGGACGCTGCGCCGCGCCGAGATTGCCGAACGGGCAGGTGTCGACCCAGAACGCACCCGGGAGTTATGGCGAGCTCTGGGATTCGCCAACGCCCGCGATGACGACATCATCTTTACGGAGCGGGACGCTGAGGCGCTGCGGCAGGTGACTGACCTCGTGGGTGATGACGTCATCTCCGAGGCGACGACGCGCGGGCTCGCGCGCGCATACGGCCGCAGCATGGATCGCCTGGCGATGTGGCAGACGCAGGTTTTGAGCGACCTGGTGACGGGCGAACAACTGGCCCTCGACAGCGAATCCGCGCGACGCACCGCAGAGTTGACGGCTGACCTCGCGGATCGTCTCGAACCGCTGCTGGTCTATGTGTGGCGCCGCAATGTCGCGCAAGCGGTGTCCCGACTCGTGGCAGACAGCGAGCCGGAAAGTCACTTGGGCGTCCGCCGCACGGTGGGCTTCGCGGACCTGGTCAGTTTTACCTCGTTGGTGCGCAGACTCAGTGAACGGGATTTGGCCGAACTGGTCACTCGATTCGAGGCGCTGGCCTCGGACATGGTGAGTCTCCATGGCGGAGCGCTGATTAAGACCGTGGGAGATGAAATTCTCTTCACCCACGAGTCACCTGCGGATGCGGCGGCTATTGCGTTGGATCTGGTTGACGCGGTCGACCGAGACGATCTGATCCCGCACCTTCGGGTTGGACTTTCCCAGGGCCGCGTGTTGGCGCGTCAAGGGGATGTCTACGGTGACACCGTCAACAGGGCAGCACGGTTGACAGCGACGGCGCGCCCCGGCGGTGTGCTCGTCGACCACGACGTCGCATGGTCGATAGCCACGCACCCGCGTTTCACCGTCGAGGAACTCGACGCGATTGATCTCGCGGGTATTGGCACCCTGCGTCCGTGGACGTTGACGCGAGGGCCGGGCGGTCCGACCGACGAAGAGGAGACAGCATGGTTGAAGGTGCAGGAGAACCTCTAGTACGCCTGCAGCGGCATGGTGAGGGCGGGCACGTTGCGGAACTGATCCTGGACCGTCCGTCGGCGATGAACGCCGTGTCGACCCAGATGGCCGAAGCCATCGCGGAAGCAACACGCGAGCTTGCGGCAGACGACCAGGTACGTTGCGTGGTCCTCACCTCGACGCACGAGCGGGCCTTTTGTGTCGGCGCCGATCTCAAGGAGCGCGCTTCTTTCTCGGACGCTGACCTGGTGCGCCAACGACCCATTGCCCGACGTGCGTATGGCGGAGTGCTGGACCTGCCCATGCCCGTCATCGCGGCGGTGGATGGCTTCGCACTCGGCGGCGGCCTCGAACTCGCCCTCGCCTGCGATGTCATCGTCTGTGGCGACGGCGCGCTCGTCGGGTTGCCGGAGGTGTCTGTCGGTGTGATCCCCGGTGGAGGAGGCACGCAACTTCTGGTTCGGCGCGTTGGGTGGTCTCGGGCGAGCCGTCTCATCTTTTCCGCCGCCAAAGTGTCGGCGCAGGAGGCGTACGACCTCGGGGTGGTAGATGAACTCGTTCCCTCGGGAACGGCTAGGGACGCCGCACTGGGGTTGGCGACGACGATCGGCGCCAACTCACCGGTCGGCCTTCGCAACGCGAAGAAAGCGATGCGCCTAGGCGGCGATGCTGGCCTCGCCGCTGGCCTGGAGATTGAAGATGCTTGCTGGCGCGCAACAGCGTTTTCCGGCGACCGAATCGAGGGCGTTCGCGCCTTCGCCGAGAAGCGGCCACCACAGTGGCCGGGACAGTGAGAGCGGATGAGCGACAGCGCGATGGGCAGCAGAACCGCGACGACCGGGCCGATGACCCGAGTTCTCCTTGCAGAGGATGACCCGGCGATCTCGGAGCCACTGGCGCGCGCGCTGCGCCGTGAAGGTTATGAGGTGGACATTTGCCCGGATGGCCAGTCGGCGCTGGATGCCGCTGAGCGATCCCCTGACCTTGTCCTGCTCGACCTCGGGCTCCCTGTAATCGACGGCCTGGAGGTATGCCGTCGGATGCGCAGCGACGGGCGAACCTTCCCCGTCCTCATCCTCACCGCGCGGGCCGACGAGGTCGACACCGTGGTCGGTCTCGATGCGGGGGCTGACGACTATGTCACCAAACCGTTCCGGCTGGCTGAGCTGCTGGCACGCGTCCGGGCGCTCCTGCGTCGGGCGCCCATCGAGATGGAGCAGGAAGCCGTTCACCTCGACACCGATGCGCGCCGGGCCTTCCTGGGGGACAGCGAACTTCAGTTGACCGCCAAGGAATACGACCTGCTGCGGGTGCTGGTCCGCGAGTCCGGAAAGGTGGTCTCGCGCGAACAACTCATGCGCGAGGTGTGGGACACCCAATGGGTGGGATCAACCAAGACCCTCGACATGCACGTGTCCATCTTGCGTCGCAAACTTGGCGAGGACGCCTCGGAACCCAAGTTCATCACGACCATCCGCGGGGTTGGTTTCCGCTTTGATCCGGAGGGAACCATCTAGTGTCCCTGCGCGACCGGCTGCTGCGGTCGAGTTTCTTGACGCTTGTCGTCGCGGCGACGATCGCGGTTGCTCCCGTCGTGGTTTTCGGCGCGGTGTATGCCGTGCTGGCGTGGCCGCTCAGCCAGATCGCCGTCATGAACCTCGTGGTCCTCGGTGGCTGGCTGGTGCTGGCGCTCTGCGGGCTTGCTGTGGGTCGGAGGATGGCGCGTCGCGCGGCCGAAGACATCGCGGAGCCGATGACCGACTTGGCAGTCCAGGCCGGGGCGATCGGCCGACGTCCCCCTCCTAAGCACTCGCTGGAGTCTGGGATCGAGGAGGTCGACGCGGTATCCGAAGTGCTGAGACAGCGTGCCCTGGAGATTACCCAGCGATTGGCGAGTGAGCGCGAATTCGCCTCGGACGCGTCACATCAGTTGCGGACTCCGTTGACGGCGTTGCTGATTCGCCTGGAAGAGATCACGCTGCTCGACGACCCGGTGGAGATGCGCGAGGAGGCTGCGGTCTGTATCACCCAGGTGGAGCGGTTGACGAGGGTTGTCGATGACCTTTTGCGGCGGACCCCGGCTGGACCTGACGGCGAACTCGCTGACACGCCACTGGATTCGGTGTTGGCGGAGTTGCAACAGGAGTGGCAGCCGACGTACGCGCGTGCTCGGCGCAGCATCAAGGTCGTCGGTCAGCGCGGCCTCCGATTGCATGCACGACGTGATGACCTGCTGCAAATCATCTCTACTCTGCTGGAGAACTCGCTCAAACATGGTGCAGGCCTGGTTGAGGTCGGCGCCGAACAGAGCGGTCCTTCAGTCGTGCTTGAAGTCGGTGATGAAGGTCAAGGCGTTGACCTGGCGCTGGCTCCGTACATCTTTGAGCGGCGTGTCACAACGGGCGGGACCGGTTTGGGTCTGGGCTTGGCTCGGGACCTGGCCCAGGCGAACGGTGGCCGCCTGGAACTGGTCGAGGCTCAGCCCGCGCGGTTCGGGCTATTTCTCTCGGCGTCGGCCGATCCGCCGGAGGAGTTCGATCCCTCACTGCTGTGAAGGTCATCGGGTTCTGGGTCGCCGACGTATTCATGGGCGAAGACGACTTGCCGGTACGCCCAGAAGCGGAACAGTGTGCCGAGGCCGATGCCGATGAACGCGTTGACGTTGGTGGCGAGCACGCTGTCCATGCCCAGCGCGTAGTGAGTGAAAGCTAGCCAGGCAGCGGAGATGGCGAGGCCGATCCCGTTCACTCCGAAAAAGAGCGTGACCTCGTGGGCGACGGGTCGGTTGTTGCGGTGGCGGAAGGTCCACCAACGATTGCCAATCCAGGCGACCACGGTCGCGACCGCGCCGCTGAGGATTTTGGCGGTGGTGACTTTGTCATCGAGTGGTCCGTGAGACAGCAGATTGAAGCCGCCCATGTCGACGACGAATGCGACAGCGCCGACGATGCCGAACTTCGCTGCCTCACGCCACAGAATGCCCATGGCGCCCCGGAGGCGGTCAAGCACGAGTGGACCCCTTGCGATTCGGTGCTGACGTCAGTACGGACCGACAGTACGCGACGCGGGCGGCGCCTCATAGGCTGGCGCCTGTGACTGGCATGCCTCTGCGCGCTCCCGGATCGTTTCCCGTCGTGGGCATCATCGGCGGTGGACAACTCGCCCGGATGACTCAACCTCCCGCGATCAACCTGTCCATCACCCTGTCGGTGCTCGCCGAGAGCGAGGAGGCCAGTGCGGCGTTGGCCGTGCCATCGGCACCGGTGGGCGCCTGTAGCGACCTCGAGGCCGTACGCGCCTTCGCGCGCACTTGCGATGTGGTGACCTTCGACCACGAACAGGTGCCGGCTGAGGTGTTGGCTGCGCTCCAGGAGGACGGCGTGGTGATGCATCCTTCGCCGGAAGCCCTGGTGTTTGCGCAGGACAAGCTGGCGATGCGTCGGCGCTTGAGTGCCGCTGGGCTGCCCTGCCCAGCGTGGGCGGAAGTCGCGAATCTCGCAGCACTGGAGACCTTTGGGCAGGAACACGGTTGGCCGGTCATCGTGAAGACCCCACGGGGCGGCTATGACGGCAAGGGCGTCCGCGTCGTGCAGTCGGCGGCCGAGGCGTCCGACTGGTTTGAGCGCTCAGCCGGGCAGCCGTTGCTGGCCGAAGAGAAGGTGGCCTTCACGCGCGAGTTAGCGGTGATGGTGGCCCGTAGCCCCTCTGGGCAGGCTGCGGTGTGGCCGGTCGCGGAGACCGTTCAGGTCGACGGCATCTGTACCGAGGTCCTGGCCCCCGCTCCTGAGCTTGACTCCGAGCTCGCCGCGCAGGTGGCCGCCGATGCGTTGACGATTGCGGGCGATCTCGACGTCACCGGGGTGATGGCCGTGGAGATCTTTGAAACGGTGGGCTCTGACGGGGGCGCGACGTACGTCATCAATGAGTTGGCTATGCGGCCGCACAACAGCGGGCACTGGACGATTGACGGGTCGGTCACCAGCCAGTTCGAGCAGCACCTGCGAGCGGTGCTCGACCTGCCCCTGGGCGATCCCTCGCCGCGGTCCCGCTGGACCGTGATGGGCAATGTCCTCGGCGGCGACTATCCCGAGTTGTATCCGGCGTACCGACACCTTCTGGCGCGAGACCCCGGGCTGAAGGTCCATCTCTATGGCAAGGGTGTCCGTCCGGGCCGAAAGATCGGACACGTCAATGTGTCCGGTGACAACCTCAACGATCTTCGCGAGCGGGCGCGCCACGCCGCTGACTACTTCCAGGGAGTGATTACCGAATGAACGCGGTCACACATCAGGAGGATTCACCCACGGTGGGCCTGGTCATGGGCAGTGACAGTGACTGGCCGGTGATGCAGAAGGCAGCCGAGGCGCTGCGGGAGTTCGGGGTGCCCTTTGAGGCCGATGTCGTCTCCGCTCACCGAATGCCGCACGAGATGATCGACTACGGCAGTCAGGCGGCGGACCGCGGCGTGCGCGTGAT is a genomic window containing:
- a CDS encoding biotin--[acetyl-CoA-carboxylase] ligase, with protein sequence MSHSDLTAKSLRRPLDQQRLAARLEGTRWLAAEVFDSIGSTNEEAAKNAIPGRVLVASHQTSGRGRLARPWVAPPHASVAISVVLPLPVDSAQWGWAPLLVGIVVRRALAPRAPQVGMKWPNDLLARAEDDDEWRKLVGILCQTSVGPDGPVLVVGVGINTDVRLEERPVDTATSLRMLGQPVDDPEDLVADVLDGLAEVEQWLHAAPAALEQHKMAYRRECLTIGLAVRVETPEGNLEGIAHAIDDAGRLVVRHAAGDTALAVGDVVHVRPGAGSGSGWR
- a CDS encoding adenylate/guanylate cyclase domain-containing protein — encoded protein: MTTPHGFRDGDDRARFVDAIHERVMQSPRTLRRAEIAERAGVDPERTRELWRALGFANARDDDIIFTERDAEALRQVTDLVGDDVISEATTRGLARAYGRSMDRLAMWQTQVLSDLVTGEQLALDSESARRTAELTADLADRLEPLLVYVWRRNVAQAVSRLVADSEPESHLGVRRTVGFADLVSFTSLVRRLSERDLAELVTRFEALASDMVSLHGGALIKTVGDEILFTHESPADAAAIALDLVDAVDRDDLIPHLRVGLSQGRVLARQGDVYGDTVNRAARLTATARPGGVLVDHDVAWSIATHPRFTVEELDAIDLAGIGTLRPWTLTRGPGGPTDEEETAWLKVQENL
- a CDS encoding enoyl-CoA hydratase/isomerase family protein translates to MVEGAGEPLVRLQRHGEGGHVAELILDRPSAMNAVSTQMAEAIAEATRELAADDQVRCVVLTSTHERAFCVGADLKERASFSDADLVRQRPIARRAYGGVLDLPMPVIAAVDGFALGGGLELALACDVIVCGDGALVGLPEVSVGVIPGGGGTQLLVRRVGWSRASRLIFSAAKVSAQEAYDLGVVDELVPSGTARDAALGLATTIGANSPVGLRNAKKAMRLGGDAGLAAGLEIEDACWRATAFSGDRIEGVRAFAEKRPPQWPGQ
- a CDS encoding response regulator transcription factor — translated: MTRVLLAEDDPAISEPLARALRREGYEVDICPDGQSALDAAERSPDLVLLDLGLPVIDGLEVCRRMRSDGRTFPVLILTARADEVDTVVGLDAGADDYVTKPFRLAELLARVRALLRRAPIEMEQEAVHLDTDARRAFLGDSELQLTAKEYDLLRVLVRESGKVVSREQLMREVWDTQWVGSTKTLDMHVSILRRKLGEDASEPKFITTIRGVGFRFDPEGTI
- a CDS encoding ATP-binding protein, which translates into the protein MSLRDRLLRSSFLTLVVAATIAVAPVVVFGAVYAVLAWPLSQIAVMNLVVLGGWLVLALCGLAVGRRMARRAAEDIAEPMTDLAVQAGAIGRRPPPKHSLESGIEEVDAVSEVLRQRALEITQRLASEREFASDASHQLRTPLTALLIRLEEITLLDDPVEMREEAAVCITQVERLTRVVDDLLRRTPAGPDGELADTPLDSVLAELQQEWQPTYARARRSIKVVGQRGLRLHARRDDLLQIISTLLENSLKHGAGLVEVGAEQSGPSVVLEVGDEGQGVDLALAPYIFERRVTTGGTGLGLGLARDLAQANGGRLELVEAQPARFGLFLSASADPPEEFDPSLL
- a CDS encoding GtrA family protein — protein: MLDRLRGAMGILWREAAKFGIVGAVAFVVDMGGFNLLSHGPLDDKVTTAKILSGAVATVVAWIGNRWWTFRHRNNRPVAHEVTLFFGVNGIGLAISAAWLAFTHYALGMDSVLATNVNAFIGIGLGTLFRFWAYRQVVFAHEYVGDPEPDDLHSSEGSNSSGGSADAERNSPNRAG
- a CDS encoding 5-(carboxyamino)imidazole ribonucleotide synthase, which gives rise to MPLRAPGSFPVVGIIGGGQLARMTQPPAINLSITLSVLAESEEASAALAVPSAPVGACSDLEAVRAFARTCDVVTFDHEQVPAEVLAALQEDGVVMHPSPEALVFAQDKLAMRRRLSAAGLPCPAWAEVANLAALETFGQEHGWPVIVKTPRGGYDGKGVRVVQSAAEASDWFERSAGQPLLAEEKVAFTRELAVMVARSPSGQAAVWPVAETVQVDGICTEVLAPAPELDSELAAQVAADALTIAGDLDVTGVMAVEIFETVGSDGGATYVINELAMRPHNSGHWTIDGSVTSQFEQHLRAVLDLPLGDPSPRSRWTVMGNVLGGDYPELYPAYRHLLARDPGLKVHLYGKGVRPGRKIGHVNVSGDNLNDLRERARHAADYFQGVITE